From the Hevea brasiliensis isolate MT/VB/25A 57/8 chromosome 15, ASM3005281v1, whole genome shotgun sequence genome, one window contains:
- the LOC110644900 gene encoding ATP-citrate synthase beta chain protein 2, producing the protein MATGQLFSRTTQALFYNYKQLPIQRMLDFDFLCGRETPSVAGIINPGAEGFQKLFFGQEEIAIPVHSTIEAACAAHPTADVFINFASFRSAAASSMAALKQPTIRVVAIIAEGVPESDTKQLIAYARSNNKVVIGPATVGGIQAGAFKIGDTAGTIDNIIACKLYRPGSVGFVSKSGGMSNELYNTIARVTDGIYEGIAIGGDVFPGSTLSDHVLRFNNIPQVKMMVVLGELGGRDEYSLVEALKQGKVTKPVVAWVSGTCARLFKSEVQFGHAGAKSGGEMESAQAKNQALKDAGAVVPTSYEAFETAIKETFQKLVEEGKITPVKEIKPPQIPEDLNTAIKSGKVRAPTHIISTISDDRGEEPCYAGVPMSSIVEQGYGVGDVISLLWFKRSLPRYCTHFIEICIMLCADHGPCVSGAHNTIVTARAGKDLVSSLVSGLLTIGPRFGGAIDDAARYFKDAYDRGLTPYEFVESMKKKGIRVPGIGHRIKRGDNRDKRVELLQLFARTHFPSVKYMEYAVQVETYTLSKANNLVLNVDGAIGSLFLDLLAGSGMFTKPEIDEIVEIGYLNGLFVLARSIGLIGHTFDQKRLKQPLYRHPWEDVLYTK; encoded by the exons ATGGCCACTGGACAACTCTTCTCTCGTACTACACAGGCTTTGTTTTACAATTACAAGCAGCTTCCCATCCAGCGCATGCTCGATTTCGATTTCCTTTGCG GGAGAGAAACTCCATCTGTGGCTGGAATTATTAACCCTGGTGCAGAGGGATTCCAGAAACTCTTCTTTGGTCAAGAGGAAATTGCTATCCCTGTACATTCAAC TATTGAGGCGGCTTGTGCTGCTCACCCAACTGCTGATGTATTTATTAACTTTGCATCATTTAGAag TGCGGCCGCATCATCCATGGCTGCCCTGAAGCAGCCTACCATTCGAGTTGTGGCTATAATAGCTGAGGGAGTTCCTGAGTCTGACACCAAACAGTTAATTGCGTATGCACGATCTAACAATAAG GTTGTCATTGGCCCAGCTACTGTCGGAGGCATTCAGGCTGGAGCATTCAAGATAGGTGACACTGCTGGAACAATTGACAACATAATTGCTTGCAAGCTGTACAGGCCTGGATCCGTTGGATTTGTGTCCAAATCT GGTGGTATGTCAAATGAGCTATACAATACAATCGCTCGTGTAACAGATGGCATATATGAAG GTATTGCAATTGGAGGAGATGTGTTTCCAGGCTCCACTCTTTCTGATCATGTTTTGCGGTTTAATAATATCCCACAG GTTAAGATGATGGTTGTACTCGGGGAACTTGGTGGACGAGACGAGTATTCCCTTGTTGAAGCTCTCAAACAAGGAAAGGTGACCAAACCAGTAGTTGCTTGGGTCAGTGGAACATGTGCACGGCTCTTCAAATCAGAAGTGCAATTTGGCCATGCT GGTGCTAAAAGTGGTGGTGAGATGGAGTCTGCTCAAGCAAAAAATCAAGCATTAAAGGATGCTGGAGCTGTAGTTCCCACTTCGTACGAGGCTTTTGAGACTGCAATTAAGGAAACATTTCAAAAGCTG GTGGAAGAGGGTAAGATTACACCTGTAAAGGAGATTAAACCTCCACAAATCCCTGAGGATCTTAACACAGCAATTAAGAGTGGCAAAGTTCGGGCTCCAACTCATATTATTTCCACAATTTCTGATGACAGAG GTGAAGAGCCATGCTATGCTGGTGTGCCAATGTCATCCATTGTTGAACAGGGTTATGGTGTTGGTGATGTCATCTCTCTTTTGTGGTTCAAGCGCAGCCTTCCACGATACTGTACTCATTTTATTGAG ATATGCATCATGCTATGTGCTGACCATGGTCCTTGTGTCTCTGGTGCTCACAACACTATAGTAACAGCTAGAGCTGGAAAGGACCTAGTTTCCAGCCTTGTCTCAG GTTTGCTCACAATTGGTCCCCGATTTGGTGGTGCTATTGATGATGCTGCTCGATACTTTAAGGATGCATATGACAGG GGTCTAACACCCTATGAGTTTGTTGAAAGCATGAAAAAGAAGGGTATTCGTGTCCCTGGAATTGGGCACAG GATCAAGAGAGGTGACAACAGAGATAAAAGGGTAGAGCTCTTACAGCTATTTGCTCGCACACATTTCCCTTCCGTAAAGTACATGGAGTATGCTGTTCAAGTTGAAACCTATACTCTATCGAAGGCCAATAACCTGGTGCTTAATGTTGATGGTGCGATTGGGTCCCTTTTCTTGGATCTTCTTGCTGGCAGTGGAATGTTTACCAAACCGGAGATAGATGAGATTGTTGAGATTGGTTATTTGAATGGGCTCTTTGTGTTGGCACGCTCCATTGGTCTGATTGG gcACACATTCGACCAGAAGAGATTGAAACAGCCACTGTACCGTCACCCATGGGAAGATGTTCTCTACACCAAGTGA